One genomic segment of Streptomyces sp. TLI_146 includes these proteins:
- the paaD gene encoding 1,2-phenylacetyl-CoA epoxidase subunit PaaD has translation MVTGTAAAAMTPLEQELARLAGSVPDPELPVLTLEELGVLRGVHLESPGKVTVQLTPTYTGCPAIEAMTADIEQVLHENGIPDVSVVRVLSPAWSTDDISAEGRRKLAEFGIAPPRPHTAEGPVALTLSVRCPNCGSTDTELLSRFSSTACKALRRCVACREPFDHFKEL, from the coding sequence ATGGTGACCGGCACGGCCGCGGCCGCCATGACACCGCTGGAACAGGAACTGGCCCGGCTCGCCGGATCCGTCCCCGACCCCGAGCTGCCCGTGCTCACCCTGGAGGAACTCGGCGTGCTGCGCGGAGTCCACCTGGAGAGCCCCGGCAAGGTCACCGTCCAGCTGACCCCCACATACACCGGCTGCCCCGCCATAGAAGCGATGACCGCCGACATCGAACAGGTACTGCACGAGAACGGCATCCCGGACGTCTCGGTCGTCCGGGTGCTCTCCCCCGCCTGGTCGACCGACGACATCAGCGCCGAAGGCCGCCGCAAACTGGCCGAGTTCGGGATAGCGCCGCCCCGGCCCCACACCGCCGAGGGACCCGTCGCCCTCACCCTCTCCGTGCGCTGCCCGAACTGCGGCTCCACCGACACCGAGCTGCTGAGCCGGTTCTCCTCCACGGCGTGCAAGGCCCTGCGCCGCTGCGTGGCCTGCCGCGAACCGTTCGACCACTTCAAGGAGTTGTAG
- a CDS encoding 2Fe-2S iron-sulfur cluster-binding protein — protein MFHPLRVSEVERLTDDSVTVTFDVPPELREAYRHRPGQHLALRRTVQGQEIRRTYSICAPAVEQPGTPVLRVGIRLVEGGEFSTYAFKELTVGDIVDVMEPMGRFILEPRAGYFVAVVGGSGITPVLSIATTLLEREPEARFCLIRSDRTVSSTMFLEETADLKDRFPDRFQLVTALSREEQQSGLPSGRLDQERLTALLPALLPVDEVDGWYLCGPFGLVQGAERALRDLGVARGRIHEEIFHVDEAPVQSTAAASAPAHATLTATLHGRSGTWPVQDGEKLLDTVLRARSDAPYACKGGVCGTCRAFLVSGEVRMDRNFALEEDETEAGYVLACQSHPATKEVELDFDR, from the coding sequence ATGTTCCATCCACTCCGGGTGAGTGAAGTCGAACGGCTCACGGACGACTCGGTGACCGTCACCTTCGACGTGCCGCCAGAGCTGCGCGAGGCCTACCGGCACCGCCCCGGCCAGCACCTCGCGCTGCGCCGCACCGTGCAGGGCCAGGAGATCCGCCGCACGTACTCGATCTGCGCGCCCGCCGTCGAACAGCCCGGCACCCCGGTCCTGCGCGTCGGCATCCGCCTCGTCGAAGGCGGCGAGTTCTCCACGTACGCCTTCAAGGAACTCACCGTCGGCGACATCGTCGACGTCATGGAGCCGATGGGCCGCTTCATCCTGGAGCCGCGCGCCGGATACTTCGTGGCCGTCGTCGGCGGCAGCGGCATCACCCCGGTGCTGTCCATCGCCACCACTCTGCTGGAGCGGGAGCCCGAAGCCCGCTTCTGCCTCATACGCAGCGACCGCACGGTGTCGTCCACCATGTTCCTGGAAGAGACGGCGGACCTGAAGGACCGCTTCCCCGACCGGTTCCAGCTGGTCACCGCGCTCTCCCGGGAAGAGCAGCAGTCCGGCCTGCCCTCCGGACGGCTCGACCAGGAACGGCTGACGGCGCTGCTGCCCGCGCTGCTCCCCGTGGACGAGGTCGACGGCTGGTACCTGTGCGGGCCGTTCGGCCTGGTCCAGGGCGCCGAGCGGGCCCTGCGCGACCTGGGCGTCGCACGCGGCCGCATCCACGAGGAGATCTTCCACGTCGACGAGGCTCCCGTGCAGAGCACCGCGGCGGCCTCGGCCCCGGCGCACGCCACACTGACCGCAACGCTCCACGGCCGCTCCGGCACCTGGCCGGTCCAGGACGGCGAGAAGCTCCTGGACACGGTGCTGCGAGCGCGCTCGGACGCCCCGTACGCCTGCAAGGGCGGGGTGTGCGGCACCTGCCGTGCGTTCCTGGTCTCGGGCGAGGTGCGGATGGACCGCAACTTCGCCCTGGAGGAAGACGAGACCGAGGCGGGCTACGTACTGGCCTGCCAGTCCCACCCGGCGACGAAGGAAGTGGAGTTGGACTTCGATCGGTGA
- a CDS encoding acyl-CoA dehydrogenase family protein: MDFTFTEEQQAAVEAARAVFSGVVPDAVPSPALAQGAVAEEFDRPLWAKLAESDLLSLVLDARYGGAGLDPIALCLVLRESAKVLARVPLLESSAVAMAVQRYGDAELAHELLPAAGRGELVFTVGANGRTGHDPAELAVTARPESGGGWVLDGVQTGVPWAQNADRIAVPAHTGEGRSVLALVPRVHDGITLADQISTSGERFAEVHLDSVRIEARAVITAEGAWEWLRELLATGTCALALGLGEGVLAMTSQYTGKREQFGFPIATFQAVAVQTADRYIDLRAMEATLWQAAWRISTGAGGALPVSGDVAVAKIWASDGVRRVVQTAQHLHGGFGADTDYPLHRYHAWAKQLELSLGPAAAHEEALGDLLAAHPLG; the protein is encoded by the coding sequence GTGGACTTCACCTTCACCGAGGAGCAGCAGGCGGCCGTCGAGGCGGCGAGGGCGGTCTTCTCGGGGGTCGTGCCCGACGCGGTGCCGAGCCCCGCGCTGGCTCAGGGCGCGGTGGCCGAGGAGTTCGACCGCCCGCTGTGGGCCAAGCTCGCCGAGTCGGACCTGCTGAGCCTGGTCCTCGACGCCCGGTACGGCGGAGCGGGCCTCGACCCGATCGCCCTCTGCCTGGTGCTGCGCGAATCCGCGAAGGTGCTCGCCCGGGTGCCGCTGCTGGAGAGCAGCGCGGTGGCGATGGCCGTACAGCGTTACGGGGACGCCGAGTTGGCCCATGAGCTGCTTCCCGCCGCCGGGCGGGGCGAGCTGGTGTTCACCGTCGGAGCCAACGGCCGCACCGGCCACGACCCCGCCGAACTCGCGGTCACGGCACGGCCGGAGAGCGGCGGCGGCTGGGTGCTCGACGGGGTGCAGACCGGAGTGCCCTGGGCGCAGAACGCGGACCGTATAGCCGTGCCCGCGCACACCGGGGAGGGCCGCTCCGTACTGGCGCTGGTCCCCCGAGTCCACGACGGGATCACGCTCGCCGACCAGATCTCCACCAGCGGCGAGCGCTTCGCCGAGGTCCACCTCGACTCCGTACGCATCGAAGCGCGCGCCGTCATCACGGCCGAAGGGGCCTGGGAGTGGCTGCGCGAGCTGCTGGCCACCGGCACCTGTGCGCTCGCGCTCGGCCTCGGCGAAGGCGTACTCGCGATGACCAGCCAATACACCGGGAAACGCGAACAGTTCGGGTTCCCCATCGCCACCTTCCAGGCAGTCGCCGTCCAGACCGCCGACCGCTACATCGACCTGCGCGCGATGGAAGCCACCCTGTGGCAGGCCGCGTGGCGCATCAGCACCGGCGCCGGGGGAGCACTGCCCGTCTCCGGCGACGTGGCGGTGGCGAAGATCTGGGCGTCCGACGGCGTACGCAGAGTCGTACAGACCGCCCAGCATCTGCACGGCGGCTTCGGCGCCGACACCGACTACCCCCTGCACCGCTACCACGCCTGGGCCAAGCAACTGGAACTGTCACTCGGCCCGGCCGCAGCCCACGAGGAAGCCCTCGGCGACCTACTGGCCGCGCACCCCCTCGGGTAA
- a CDS encoding rhodanese-like domain-containing protein, with protein sequence MNFAQLPSVDVAGVPADALVLDVREDDEWAAGHVEGALHVPMSDFVARFGEVTQAVEDGRRAYVMCRVGGRSAQVTQYLVQQGIDAVNVDGGMQAWDAAGRPMVTDSEGPAFVL encoded by the coding sequence ATGAATTTCGCCCAGCTGCCGTCCGTGGATGTCGCTGGCGTGCCGGCCGACGCCCTGGTGCTGGACGTCCGTGAGGACGATGAGTGGGCGGCCGGGCATGTCGAGGGCGCGCTGCACGTGCCGATGAGTGACTTCGTGGCGCGCTTCGGCGAGGTGACGCAGGCCGTCGAGGACGGTCGCCGGGCGTATGTGATGTGCCGGGTCGGCGGCCGGTCCGCGCAGGTCACGCAGTATCTGGTGCAGCAGGGCATCGACGCCGTGAACGTCGACGGCGGCATGCAGGCGTGGGACGCCGCCGGGCGCCCCATGGTCACCGACAGCGAGGGCCCGGCCTTCGTCCTCTGA
- a CDS encoding DUF2252 domain-containing protein codes for MSDVEAVIPAMRAVPDDGQIRIPEVPGFRHHKSRGPGHRAGSPKSDGKALRDRVPRSSHDSLVLSTDRPDAVRAVEESNLGRVPELTPIRVGRMAASPFAFLRGAAGLMAHDLVGTPVTGIGAQICGDAHAANFGLYGDARGGLVIDLNDFDETVPGPWEWDLKRLAASLVLAGRAAGADEDTCRAAAYDAVGAYRRTMRLLAKLPVLDAWNAIADEELVSHTDARDLLGTLERVSAKARNNTSARFAAKATEQSTDGHRRFVDAAPVLRRVPDAEAAAVAASLGTYLETLSEDRLPLLARYAIHDVAFRVVGTGSVGTRSYVVLLLDHRGEPLVLQVKEARASALLPHLAKAGFHAPDAGHEGRRVVLGQKRMQVVSDILLGWTTVDGRPYQVRQFRNRKGSVDPAALAADQLDDYGRMTGALLARAHAHSADPRLIAGYCGKNEELDDAVAGFAVLYADRTESDHATLLAAIRDGRVAAELGV; via the coding sequence ATGAGCGATGTCGAGGCGGTGATTCCGGCCATGCGGGCGGTGCCCGACGACGGGCAGATCCGGATTCCCGAGGTGCCGGGCTTCCGGCACCACAAGAGCCGGGGACCGGGCCACCGGGCCGGCTCGCCGAAGAGCGACGGCAAGGCACTGCGCGACCGTGTGCCCCGCTCCTCGCACGACTCGCTGGTCCTCTCCACCGACCGGCCCGACGCGGTCCGCGCCGTCGAGGAGTCGAACCTGGGCCGCGTGCCCGAGCTCACGCCGATACGGGTGGGCCGCATGGCGGCCTCCCCCTTCGCCTTCCTGCGCGGCGCCGCCGGACTGATGGCCCACGACCTCGTCGGCACCCCCGTCACCGGAATCGGCGCCCAGATCTGCGGCGACGCCCACGCGGCGAACTTCGGCCTCTACGGTGACGCGCGCGGTGGGCTCGTCATCGACCTGAACGACTTCGACGAGACCGTGCCCGGCCCCTGGGAATGGGACCTCAAGCGCCTCGCCGCCTCCCTGGTCCTGGCCGGCCGGGCAGCGGGCGCCGACGAGGACACCTGCCGGGCCGCCGCCTACGACGCGGTCGGCGCCTACCGGCGGACCATGCGGCTCCTCGCGAAACTGCCGGTGCTCGACGCCTGGAACGCGATAGCCGACGAGGAACTCGTCTCCCACACCGACGCGCGGGACCTGCTCGGCACCCTGGAGAGGGTGTCGGCCAAGGCCCGCAACAACACCAGCGCCCGCTTCGCCGCCAAGGCCACCGAGCAGAGCACCGACGGACACCGCCGCTTCGTCGACGCTGCGCCCGTGCTGCGCCGGGTGCCCGACGCCGAGGCGGCAGCGGTGGCGGCCTCGCTCGGCACCTACCTGGAAACCCTCTCGGAAGACCGCCTGCCGCTCCTCGCGCGGTACGCGATACACGACGTGGCCTTCCGGGTCGTCGGCACCGGCAGCGTCGGAACACGGTCGTATGTGGTGCTGCTCCTCGACCACCGCGGCGAGCCCCTGGTGCTCCAGGTCAAGGAGGCCCGCGCCTCCGCCCTGCTGCCGCACCTGGCCAAGGCCGGCTTCCACGCCCCGGACGCGGGACACGAAGGCCGCCGAGTGGTCCTCGGCCAGAAGCGGATGCAGGTCGTCAGCGACATCCTGCTCGGCTGGACCACCGTCGACGGCCGGCCCTACCAGGTACGGCAGTTCCGCAACCGCAAGGGCAGCGTCGACCCCGCGGCACTCGCCGCCGACCAACTGGACGACTACGGCCGCATGACGGGCGCACTGCTGGCCCGCGCCCACGCCCACAGCGCCGACCCGCGCCTGATAGCCGGGTACTGCGGCAAGAACGAAGAGCTCGACGACGCCGTGGCCGGGTTCGCGGTCCTCTACGCCGACCGCACGGAGTCCGACCACGCGACGCTGCTCGCCGCGATCAGGGACGGGCGGGTGGCGGCAGAGCTGGGGGTGTAG